A region from the Drosophila ananassae strain 14024-0371.13 chromosome 2L, ASM1763931v2, whole genome shotgun sequence genome encodes:
- the LOC123257638 gene encoding uncharacterized protein LOC123257638: MAILFDRFFTNLIYDFSINGFWGKEKIRLPERHDEIRKLNNWFELKKTQINSAGTMISDIKIELKKEQLNLFSFRAITEIDTMKVLVMQGPFHLIEYLNNLKKVCLALTTPN; this comes from the exons ATGGCAATTCTGTTCGACAggttttttacaaatttgatCTATGATTTCTCGATAAATGGGTTTTGGGGAAAGGAAAAGATCAGACTACCGGAAAGACACGATGAAATTAGAAAATTGAATAACTGGTTTGAATTGaaaaaaactcaaataaaCAGCGCTGGAACAATGATTTCTGACATTAAAATCGAATTGAAAAAGGAACAATTGAACTTATTTTCATTTCGAGCTATTACCGAAATTGATACA atgAAGGTCTTAGTGATGCAAGGACCTTTCCATTTGATTGAATACTTAAACAACCTGAAGAAAGTCTGTTTGGCACTCACCACGCCGAACTGA
- the LOC6501141 gene encoding neurochondrin homolog produces the protein MTDVPEPVRKCANLLKGTRSDTEKFAALFMVTKLVKGKDCNSAGKKLLFEAIGFPFLKKLLVSKDLPNDCPPLVYKSVALSILTCFCQEEELATHKDIIDAIPTLLEIVEQADDEDYEDNLIVVSEAYSCLKSIASYEPGQQALLATGAIPKMSQIYSAQSFQTDEALHLIVLLVNKFGVASWPEDPTAFHALIQRIALDMETDHTDRKYELCRILADILITCRREIVINSLEGQIWPESLFKGCGDILKAKIGPKQRDPALHLIATTLQVLGIQWAFMDEQKQFFLQLLQLAAIEVRMQMDEKKLETTFKQADLMTCCFLILEQCIEYMATDQLDLEPKEKQTTYTALKGAFNQVMAVLTRVSQDKIRDSANPRDKNFVFAIVRVLSAWLAQETTAMRPAIYKILPFMLKVANESFHDLKTWRAGPKEGAAPNDVLRIMLPALCHFAVEDEARRVLFTHKQDEVLLESLELYFSIAHWKRPPIPRAERLKRMNEPDPVPTPEQQAEMKVARSAIVALCNILMNFTVLEPKRAEDGATFASLLKFVVENLPELKDTPDNLVIHGNLAVLGLLLLKQQSKKVKQNDFSICRYIQATIRFLWDAYNIDESNDPTALVVSIAYKGYWSDLSELWFLGMQTMCGVLPLVPWLSEFALESGWAEGIVKTLKKVKIGTLPANVKSAYEDFLSQLVDVNGDVVAVLKKADALRVCRNHRMMDLGKKLFGD, from the coding sequence ATGACGGACGTGCCGGAGCCAGTGCGCAAGTGCGCCAACCTGTTGAAGGGCACCCGTAGTGATACGGAGAAGTTCGCGGCCCTGTTCATGGTCACCAAATTGGTGAAGGGCAAGGATTGTAATTCGGCCGGCAAGAAGCTGCTCTTCGAGGCCATTGGATTCCCCTTTCTGAAGAAACTTCTGGTATCCAAGGACCTGCCCAATGATTGCCCACCTTTGGTGTACAAGAGCGTGGCCCTGTCGATCCTCACCTGCTTCTGTCAAGAGGAGGAACTGGCCACCCACAAGGACATCATCGATGCCATTCCCACACTGTTGGAAATCGTGGAACAGGCCGACGACGAGGATTACGAAGATAACCTAATCGTGGTTAGCGAGGCTTACAGTTGCCTGAAAAGCATCGCCAGCTATGAGCCCGGGCAGCAGGCTCTCCTCGCCACCGGAGCCATTCCCAAGATGTCCCAGATCTACTCCGCCCAGAGTTTCCAGACCGATGAGGCCCTTCACCTGATTGTGCTGCTGGTGAACAAGTTCGGGGTGGCCTCCTGGCCAGAGGATCCCACCGCCTTCCACGCCTTGATCCAGAGGATTGCATTGGACATGGAAACGGATCATACGGACAGGAAGTACGAGCTGTGCCGGATTCTGGCTGATATCCTGATCACCTGCCGCCGCGAGATCGTCATAAACTCGCTGGAGGGTCAAATTTGGCCGGAGAGTCTGTTCAAGGGCTGCGGTGACATCCTGAAGGCAAAGATCGGACCCAAACAGAGGGACCCCGCCCTGCATCTGATTGCCACCACCCTGCAGGTGCTGGGCATCCAGTGGGCCTTCATGGACGAGCAGAAGCAGTTCTTCCTTCAGCTCCTTCAGCTGGCGGCCATTGAGGTGCGCATGCAGATGGACGAGAAGAAGCTGGAGACCACCTTCAAGCAGGCAGATTTGATGACTTGCTGCTTCCTGATCCTGGAGCAGTGCATCGAGTACATGGCCACGGACCAGTTGGACTTGGAGCCAAAGGAGAAGCAGACAACCTACACGGCCCTGAAGGGAGCCTTTAACCAGGTGATGGCTGTCTTGACCAGGGTGAGCCAGGACAAGATTCGGGACAGCGCCAATCCCCGTGACAAGAACTTTGTGTTCGCTATTGTGCGGGTGTTGTCGGCTTGGTTGGCCCAGGAGACTACGGCCATGCGACCAGCCATCTATAAGATCCTTCCCTTCATGCTGAAGGTGGCCAACGAGAGCTTCCACGATCTGAAGACCTGGCGGGCGGGTCCCAAGGAGGGTGCCGCGCCCAATGACGTCTTACGGATCATGCTGCCGGCTCTCTGCCACTTTGCTGTGGAGGATGAGGCCAGGCGGGTGCTGTTCACCCACAAGCAGGACGAAGTTTTGCTGGAGTCTCTGGAGCTCTACTTCAGCATTGCCCACTGGAAGAGACCGCCGATTCCCAGGGCCGAGCGCTTGAAGAGAATGAACGAACCGGATCCGGTGCCCACTCCGGAACAGCAGGCTGAAATGAAGGTAGCCCGTAGCGCCATTGTCGCGCTGTGCAACATCCTGATGAACTTCACCGTGCTGGAGCCCAAGCGTGCGGAGGACGGAGCCACCTTTGCCAGCCTGCTGAAGTTCGTGGTGGAGAACCTGCCGGAACTGAAGGATACACCCGACAACCTGGTGATTCATGGCAACCTGGCCGTCCTCGGATTGCTTCTGCTTAAGCAGCAGTCAAAGAAGGTCAAGCAAAACGACTTCTCCATCTGCCGCTACATCCAGGCCACCATCCGATTCCTCTGGGACGCATACAACATCGATGAGAGCAACGATCCCACTGCCCTGGTGGTGTCCATTGCCTACAAGGGCTACTGGTCGGATCTCTCGGAGCTGTGGTTCCTCGGCATGCAGACCATGTGTGGAGTGCTGCCACTCGTGCCATGGCTATCCGAATTCGCCCTGGAGTCCGGCTGGGCTGAGGGTATTGTGAAGACCCTGAAGAAGGTCAAGATCGGCACCCTGCCGGCCAACGTGAAGTCCGCTTACGAGGACTTCCTGTCCCAACTGGTCGACGTCAACGGCGATGTGGTGGCCGTTCTCAAGAAGGCCGATGCTCTGCGGGTCTGTCGCAATCACAGGATGATGGATCTGGGCAAGAAACTCTTCGGCGATTAA